In the Heteronotia binoei isolate CCM8104 ecotype False Entrance Well chromosome 13, APGP_CSIRO_Hbin_v1, whole genome shotgun sequence genome, one interval contains:
- the MVB12A gene encoding multivesicular body subunit 12A, with protein MNTPLTGLGWTSAASVAPAGWTAITATVEGVSANFGKGFAQKSGYYLCFTSAISANPAGDIISDVVILSDKSPLPCGYVYVKEFLDPKTSVSKKKRLCAKLIPLGAADLAVQEILVTSKSKLLPNYLRIGEMSGFALWCKKDHVLKPKPLPKPRKINLEMKQLSLEPDNTDAPPERPPPPFDAKKQATLKHHESIYESSNVYTISAMDGVPFALHPKFENSISSSTNASSFFKDLHIKSLTDIEKEYDYSFVVERTAAARLPPTIS; from the exons ATGAACACGCCGCTCACAGGGCTGGGCTGGACGTCGGCTGCCAGCGTGGCACCCGCCGGCTGGACTGCG ATCACAGCCACGGTGGAAGGGGTGTCTGCAAACTTTGGAAAGGGATTTGCACAGAAATCTGGTTACTACTTGTGCTTTACTTCAGCTATAAGTGCG AACCCTGCAGGAGATATAATATCTGACGTGGTGATCTTGAGCGACAAATCTCCGCTGCCTTGTGGATATGTTTATGTTAAAGAATTTTTAGATCCTA AAACTTCTGTCTCTAAGAAGAAAAGGCTGTGTGCAAAGCTGATTCCGTTGGGAGCTGCAGATCTTGCTGTGCAAGAGATCCTGGTCACCAGTAAGAGTAAATTGCTCCCAAACTACTTGCGAATAGG GGAAATGAGTGGCTTTGCCCTGTGGTGTAAAAAGGATCATGTTCTCAAGCCCAAGCCCCTCCCTAAGCCACGGAAGATCAATCTGGAAATGAAGCAACTTTCACTCGAGCCAGACAA CACAGATGCCCCACCAGAAAGGCCTCCACCTCCATTTGATGCCAAAAAGCAAGCCACTCTTAAGCACCATGAGTCTATATATGAGAGTTCAAATGTCTACACCATTTCAG cCATGGACGGGGTACCCTTTGCTCTGCACCCCAAATTTGAGAACAGCATCAGTAGCAGCACTAAC GCTTCTTCATTCTTTAAAGACTTGCATATTAAATCTCTCACTGACATTGAGAAAGAg